One region of uncultured Methanolobus sp. genomic DNA includes:
- a CDS encoding MarR family transcriptional regulator, whose amino-acid sequence MDGTKMTHTTDIEKLNCGLIELFDQFGAWEASIIQEAGLSLSEAHAIEVLGTTGAINMKELAEKLGVTTATTTVTVDRLEKGKYARRMRAENDRRSYMINLTSKGKRVFEEHHNHHLELTKKIASKLTEDEIDSFLNILEKINTCLTCR is encoded by the coding sequence TTGGACGGAACAAAGATGACGCACACAACAGATATAGAAAAACTGAACTGCGGACTGATAGAACTATTCGATCAATTCGGTGCCTGGGAAGCCTCTATCATACAGGAAGCCGGACTCAGCCTTTCAGAAGCTCATGCCATAGAAGTTCTTGGAACCACCGGAGCTATCAATATGAAAGAACTGGCAGAAAAGCTTGGAGTCACCACTGCCACGACAACCGTAACGGTTGACAGGCTTGAGAAAGGTAAGTACGCCAGGAGAATGAGGGCGGAAAATGACCGCAGGTCGTACATGATTAACCTTACCTCCAAAGGAAAGAGGGTCTTTGAAGAACACCATAACCACCATCTGGAGTTAACGAAAAAAATTGCATCAAAGTTAACAGAGGATGAGATTGACTCATTTCTGAATATCCTTGAAAAGATTAACACCTGCCTGACTTGCAGGTGA
- a CDS encoding ATP-binding cassette domain-containing protein, with amino-acid sequence MTILETKNLSFSYPDGTQALKDITVKIEKGKRIAFVGRNGSGKSTLFLSMNGTHRPEGGEIFFHGEPMKYNSGSLKEVRKNIGIVFQNSDDQIFAPTIYQDVAFGPTNLGYSKEEVERIVSNTLEYVGLTELKDKPPHHLSGGQKKRVAIAGIVAMDPEIMILDEPLANLDPVGADEVMDLLNELNYSGQTIIISTHDVELAYSWADYLYFLSNGRIVGQGTPEETFTNELLLKKTHLRTPMVLDIYNEIRKRGLASSKKPPTTVLDLVNSLRVPKYMSIDAPPQTQKGDSVNLGLLGGEFACEDFYDAVNAKVLCVRSSGEAIVEVSHTGLKPGGISVYDLDNYKPELFHKQINEVGVNVIGAIGKKCKQMAEDDGIFLNISSGVVEKSILMSLYGKRCLILANGKMVDYVMGRISEYVEESGIDINFSIINRN; translated from the coding sequence TTGACAATATTAGAAACAAAAAACCTTAGTTTTTCTTATCCTGACGGGACTCAGGCTCTCAAAGACATTACTGTCAAAATTGAAAAAGGCAAAAGAATAGCTTTTGTCGGGCGAAATGGTTCCGGTAAGTCAACTTTGTTCCTTTCAATGAATGGTACTCATCGTCCGGAAGGGGGCGAGATTTTCTTTCATGGGGAGCCAATGAAATACAATTCCGGGTCTCTGAAAGAGGTAAGAAAGAATATAGGAATTGTTTTTCAGAATTCCGATGACCAGATATTTGCTCCTACTATCTACCAAGATGTTGCTTTCGGGCCAACTAACCTGGGTTACTCGAAAGAGGAAGTTGAAAGGATCGTAAGCAATACTCTGGAATATGTCGGTTTAACCGAGCTTAAAGACAAACCTCCTCATCACCTGAGTGGCGGTCAGAAGAAAAGGGTTGCAATTGCCGGTATTGTTGCAATGGACCCGGAGATTATGATTCTTGATGAACCTCTTGCAAATCTGGACCCTGTAGGGGCAGATGAGGTAATGGACCTGCTCAATGAACTGAATTATTCCGGGCAGACTATTATTATTTCCACCCATGACGTAGAACTTGCTTATAGCTGGGCAGATTATCTGTATTTCCTTTCAAATGGCCGGATAGTAGGGCAGGGAACTCCTGAGGAGACATTCACAAACGAACTGCTCCTGAAGAAAACCCATTTGAGGACTCCAATGGTCCTTGATATCTATAATGAGATCAGAAAAAGAGGTCTTGCAAGTTCTAAAAAACCTCCGACAACTGTTCTGGATCTTGTAAACTCTCTCAGAGTTCCCAAGTATATGTCTATAGATGCTCCTCCCCAAACTCAAAAAGGGGATTCTGTGAACCTTGGACTTTTAGGTGGGGAATTTGCCTGTGAAGATTTCTATGACGCTGTAAATGCAAAGGTACTATGCGTTCGAAGCAGCGGGGAAGCAATTGTTGAGGTAAGCCACACAGGCCTGAAGCCAGGAGGGATTTCGGTCTATGACCTTGATAATTACAAACCTGAACTTTTTCACAAACAAATTAATGAAGTTGGTGTAAATGTCATCGGGGCAATAGGCAAGAAATGTAAGCAGATGGCAGAAGATGATGGTATCTTCCTGAACATAAGCTCTGGTGTGGTGGAGAAATCTATACTAATGTCCCTGTATGGTAAAAGATGCCTTATCCTTGCAAACGGGAAGATGGTGGACTATGTAATGGGACGCATCTCAGAATATGTTGAAGAAAGTGGAATAGATATCAATTTCAGTATTATTAACAGGAATTGA
- the cbiQ gene encoding cobalt ECF transporter T component CbiQ codes for MAHILDDYAVLSPLRYKNNWLKIAIVTFGILAGVSSNSPFVPFLIAICMSFATLYFGKIPVSFYLRILGAPVGFVLVSAVIIAFFFGEGAKLFTFDIFGFTPGVSQAGLDMAFLVLARTLGGMSCLFFLSLTTPMIELFSVLKATKLPDSFLEVAMMMYRYIFVFLDVAIGVQHAQSVRLGYKDFRTSFRSMVMLGTNLFIRSWEQGEKIFISMNARCYDGKLIILDEKRPVKAPEAMLTIIYFTLVLLAFYFTMGTSVL; via the coding sequence ATGGCACACATACTTGATGACTACGCTGTCCTGAGTCCGCTCAGGTATAAGAATAACTGGCTTAAAATAGCCATTGTTACTTTTGGTATCCTTGCGGGTGTTTCTTCCAATTCTCCATTTGTCCCATTTCTCATAGCTATCTGCATGAGTTTTGCAACCCTCTATTTTGGTAAGATTCCTGTTTCGTTCTACCTGAGGATATTGGGTGCACCGGTTGGTTTTGTTCTTGTAAGTGCAGTGATTATAGCATTTTTCTTTGGAGAAGGTGCCAAACTGTTTACATTTGATATTTTTGGCTTCACCCCTGGTGTAAGTCAGGCCGGACTTGATATGGCTTTCCTGGTTCTTGCACGTACACTTGGTGGTATGTCATGCCTGTTCTTCCTTTCTCTTACAACACCTATGATTGAACTATTCTCTGTCCTGAAAGCTACAAAACTTCCGGACTCATTCCTTGAAGTAGCAATGATGATGTATCGTTATATCTTTGTTTTTCTTGACGTAGCAATAGGTGTGCAGCATGCTCAGTCCGTGAGACTTGGCTATAAGGATTTTAGAACTTCTTTCAGATCAATGGTTATGCTGGGTACGAATCTTTTCATAAGGTCGTGGGAACAGGGTGAAAAGATCTTTATCTCTATGAATGCGCGATGCTACGATGGAAAATTAATAATACTTGATGAAAAAAGGCCGGTTAAGGCACCTGAAGCCATGCTTACTATTATTTATTTCACACTTGTTTTACTGGCTTTCTATTTTACAATGGGCACATCCGTTCTTTGA
- a CDS encoding energy-coupling factor ABC transporter substrate-binding protein, which produces MKLEYLVALVVLLFAAQFFYGVAANPDSEFGGADGAAGDFVAENYGYEPFEPWFQQYLFEPPGGETESLLFALQAAFGAIIIGYTIGYYKGKGQSN; this is translated from the coding sequence GTGAAATTAGAATATCTTGTAGCTTTAGTTGTGCTTCTTTTTGCTGCTCAGTTCTTTTATGGAGTGGCAGCAAACCCTGACTCAGAATTTGGTGGTGCAGACGGTGCGGCAGGAGATTTTGTAGCAGAGAATTATGGCTATGAACCTTTTGAACCATGGTTCCAGCAGTATCTCTTTGAACCACCTGGAGGAGAAACTGAAAGTCTTCTCTTTGCACTTCAGGCAGCATTTGGTGCAATCATAATCGGTTACACAATTGGATATTATAAGGGAAAAGGGCAGAGTAACTAA
- a CDS encoding energy-coupling factor ABC transporter permease yields the protein MHIFEGFLPSPWWQAWFVFSIPIILYGMYKLNKLVSERRDVVPLLAVAGAFIFVLSSLKLPSVTGSSSHPTGTGMAAILFGPAITAVLGVIVLLYQAIFLAHGGITTLGANAASMAIIGPAVAYVFYKAASKAGMNFYLNVFLATAIADWVTYVVTSLQLALAFPAAEGGILGSFTAFATIFAATQVPLAIMEGALTALIMKYVVQIKSDVLIDLDVLTSSAVTKLKEAMQ from the coding sequence ATGCATATATTCGAAGGATTTCTGCCGTCTCCATGGTGGCAGGCATGGTTCGTATTTTCGATCCCTATTATACTGTACGGTATGTACAAACTGAATAAACTTGTAAGTGAAAGAAGGGACGTTGTTCCTCTCCTCGCTGTTGCAGGTGCTTTTATATTTGTTCTTTCTTCCCTAAAACTTCCTTCAGTTACGGGAAGCTCTTCACACCCTACAGGTACAGGAATGGCAGCTATTCTCTTTGGCCCTGCTATTACAGCAGTACTTGGCGTAATTGTTCTTCTTTATCAGGCTATTTTCCTGGCGCATGGAGGTATAACTACACTTGGTGCAAACGCAGCATCAATGGCAATTATTGGTCCTGCAGTTGCTTACGTGTTCTATAAAGCAGCTTCAAAAGCAGGAATGAATTTCTACCTTAATGTTTTCCTTGCAACAGCAATCGCGGATTGGGTGACTTATGTTGTAACGTCACTGCAACTGGCGCTGGCGTTCCCTGCGGCTGAAGGCGGAATATTGGGATCATTCACGGCATTTGCCACAATATTTGCAGCAACCCAGGTTCCACTTGCAATAATGGAAGGAGCTCTTACAGCACTTATCATGAAATATGTTGTCCAGATCAAGAGTGATGTGCTTATTGACCTTGATGTGCTCACATCTTCAGCAGTAACAAAACTCAAGGAGGCAATGCAGTGA
- a CDS encoding cobalt-precorrin-7 (C(5))-methyltransferase, giving the protein MIVVGVGVGPNMLTQEAIEVISNAPVIYGSKRSIELAEKFIKCEPHIIKDYKNLHLLPDDAVILSTGDPMFSGLGKFATEKDRVVTGVSSIQAACARFHVDMSTLAMITAHGRDPAPAKDALIREVGLDKNIFMLPADNFGVKEVAALLRGMRIDARICIYEDIGYSYERSVCGTVANPPENKSDVYCIMIVR; this is encoded by the coding sequence ATGATAGTTGTTGGTGTTGGTGTAGGTCCAAATATGTTGACACAGGAAGCAATAGAAGTTATCAGCAATGCTCCTGTTATTTACGGCTCTAAACGTTCGATCGAACTTGCAGAGAAGTTCATCAAATGCGAGCCCCACATAATTAAAGACTATAAGAATCTTCATCTTTTACCTGATGATGCGGTGATCCTGTCCACCGGTGATCCTATGTTTTCCGGACTTGGCAAGTTTGCTACGGAAAAGGACAGAGTTGTTACGGGAGTATCTTCCATTCAGGCAGCATGTGCACGTTTTCATGTTGATATGTCAACTCTTGCAATGATCACTGCACATGGCAGGGATCCTGCTCCCGCAAAAGATGCTCTGATCAGAGAGGTCGGGCTTGATAAGAATATTTTCATGTTGCCTGCCGATAATTTTGGCGTTAAAGAAGTTGCTGCACTACTTCGTGGTATGCGCATTGATGCCCGTATATGTATTTATGAAGATATTGGCTATTCTTATGAGCGTTCGGTATGTGGTACAGTGGCAAATCCACCCGAAAACAAGTCGGATGTATACTGCATCATGATTGTTCGTTAG
- a CDS encoding cobalt-precorrin-5B (C(1))-methyltransferase — MIDPVNKSKIPDEWLDRSKMPRKELEEGIKKGTLVVLSDGSVLKRGYTTGTTAALAAKTAVMSLAGKVTHVSVPTPVGLRAELDVKGDKGHAVAVKVNNDHESDITRGLEFVADAREAEGITVYAGEGIGIVTRSGLESKKGHPAINPRPMEQIKASIAEAVEALGLKGAEVTIYLPKGKEIAKKTLNSRIGIIDGISILGTTGFVEPWNDHLGEMKGDLIRCSDKVVLTTGRIGIRYSTMLFPDHTVVLAGSRISEALDAAHGDVVICGLPGLVLKWGNPDMLKDSGFATVVEMLELDPENERLKQAFNMAVEKGKGARIVVVDRDGTVLMDSGE; from the coding sequence ATGATCGACCCGGTAAACAAATCCAAGATTCCAGACGAATGGCTGGATCGTTCAAAAATGCCACGTAAAGAGCTTGAAGAAGGTATAAAGAAGGGAACTCTTGTAGTTCTGAGCGATGGTTCTGTATTAAAGAGAGGGTACACTACCGGAACAACTGCAGCACTGGCTGCAAAGACAGCAGTTATGTCCCTTGCAGGAAAAGTGACACATGTCTCCGTGCCAACACCTGTGGGGCTCCGTGCAGAGCTGGATGTGAAAGGCGATAAAGGACACGCTGTTGCAGTGAAAGTTAATAACGATCATGAATCTGACATTACAAGGGGACTTGAGTTTGTTGCAGATGCCAGGGAAGCAGAAGGAATTACTGTTTACGCTGGTGAGGGTATAGGAATTGTTACCCGTAGCGGACTTGAATCCAAAAAAGGTCACCCTGCAATTAATCCACGCCCAATGGAGCAGATCAAGGCATCAATTGCCGAAGCGGTTGAAGCGCTTGGTCTGAAAGGGGCTGAAGTTACTATTTATCTCCCAAAAGGAAAGGAAATTGCAAAAAAGACTCTTAATAGTCGTATTGGTATTATTGACGGAATTTCAATTCTCGGGACGACCGGATTTGTGGAACCATGGAATGACCATCTGGGAGAGATGAAAGGAGACCTCATCAGGTGTTCTGATAAGGTTGTACTCACAACAGGAAGAATCGGTATCCGGTATTCTACAATGCTTTTCCCGGATCACACGGTTGTGCTTGCAGGAAGTCGCATATCTGAGGCTCTTGATGCAGCTCATGGTGATGTGGTTATCTGCGGACTGCCCGGTCTTGTACTGAAATGGGGCAATCCTGATATGCTAAAGGACAGCGGCTTTGCTACTGTGGTTGAGATGCTTGAACTTGATCCTGAGAATGAACGCCTTAAACAGGCTTTCAATATGGCTGTAGAAAAAGGCAAAGGTGCCCGTATTGTTGTTGTTGACAGGGACGGCACGGTTCTGATGGACAGTGGTGAATAA
- the mutL gene encoding DNA mismatch repair endonuclease MutL → MAEKSCDIKGSGIKLLDESTINKIAAGEVIERPASVVKELIENSIDAHATDVRVEIGGYGTKSILVIDNGVGMSHTDASMAFKKHATSKIGRIEDLDSILTMGFRGEALASIASVARVELVTRQEDEIEGTKVVVDTSGIKNISSTGAAVGTSILVNDLFYSTPARRKYLKSARTELAHIVDVVSRNALSHPDVSFTLVIDGKVNLRSPASVKLLDSVVHLYGADVARSLVPLEYESDLLAISGYISKPEFTRSGKDFQVFFINGRPIYSNQLSNAVRLGYYTLLPKGRYPAAFLNFIIDPVNVDVNVHPAKREVRLSHEKEISVMIVSAVEEALAKESLVPEVQLDKKDFPVQSRFNISGNKPSSPSPSSPVDKPVSYKSEESEESGKPSGFSVSSAQDITASSKPRVPSYDNQVAVPSHEGELVAQGQNADPEGSSPIIISDEEPLENTKANVVNEEKEPYHYPAKDTQRRLKRSERLQMNVSSESSEELEELNASFSPSGVKVFGQHADLYIICEMDGKLVLIDQHAAHERIMYEQVLRMQDMGWQELITPETLDLSQKEMAIIEDFIPQLEEMGFSISEFGPKSYVVTTVPSIFGKLEHTDVIHDIISDLLSVGRVKEDTERYDLLCSTMACRAAIKAGAVCSNKQMEELIRQLMNCNNPYTCPHGRPTMISFSMYELAKLFKRTG, encoded by the coding sequence ATGGCTGAGAAATCGTGTGATATTAAAGGTTCCGGAATAAAATTACTGGATGAGTCCACCATCAATAAAATAGCAGCAGGAGAGGTTATAGAACGTCCCGCGTCAGTTGTCAAGGAGCTGATCGAGAACTCCATTGATGCTCATGCAACTGATGTTCGAGTGGAAATAGGGGGGTATGGCACGAAAAGCATCCTTGTTATAGACAATGGTGTTGGAATGAGCCATACAGATGCCTCAATGGCATTTAAAAAACATGCTACAAGTAAGATCGGCAGAATCGAGGATCTTGATAGCATTCTCACGATGGGATTCAGGGGGGAGGCTCTTGCTTCTATTGCTTCTGTCGCACGTGTTGAGCTTGTCACCCGGCAGGAGGATGAGATAGAAGGAACAAAGGTTGTGGTTGATACAAGTGGCATCAAGAACATAAGCTCTACCGGTGCAGCAGTGGGAACCAGTATTCTTGTCAATGATCTTTTTTACAGTACTCCTGCTCGCAGAAAATACCTGAAGAGTGCCAGAACTGAACTGGCACATATTGTGGATGTTGTTTCAAGAAACGCTTTGTCCCATCCAGATGTTTCATTTACTTTGGTTATAGATGGAAAAGTAAACCTGCGCTCACCAGCATCTGTAAAACTACTGGACAGCGTCGTACATCTTTATGGTGCTGATGTTGCACGCTCTCTTGTTCCCCTGGAATACGAATCAGACCTTCTGGCAATTTCAGGATACATATCAAAACCAGAGTTTACCAGGAGTGGCAAGGATTTCCAGGTATTTTTCATAAATGGCAGGCCCATTTATTCAAACCAGCTTAGTAATGCAGTAAGACTTGGCTATTATACACTGCTTCCAAAAGGTCGTTATCCGGCAGCTTTCCTCAATTTTATAATCGACCCTGTCAATGTGGATGTGAATGTGCATCCTGCAAAGAGAGAAGTCAGGCTCAGTCATGAAAAAGAAATTAGTGTCATGATCGTATCTGCTGTAGAGGAAGCTCTTGCAAAGGAGTCTCTTGTGCCCGAAGTACAATTGGACAAAAAAGATTTTCCTGTTCAGTCACGGTTTAACATTTCAGGTAATAAGCCTTCTTCGCCTTCTCCAAGTTCTCCGGTGGACAAGCCAGTATCCTATAAGTCTGAAGAATCAGAAGAATCTGGAAAGCCTTCAGGTTTTTCTGTTTCTTCTGCACAAGATATAACTGCTTCATCGAAACCACGTGTTCCCTCTTATGATAATCAGGTTGCTGTTCCTTCACATGAGGGGGAATTGGTTGCTCAGGGGCAAAATGCTGATCCAGAAGGATCATCTCCAATTATTATCTCTGATGAAGAACCCCTTGAAAATACAAAAGCAAATGTTGTTAATGAGGAAAAAGAGCCTTATCACTATCCTGCCAAGGATACGCAGCGTCGTCTGAAAAGAAGTGAGAGGCTCCAGATGAATGTCAGTTCTGAAAGTTCGGAGGAGCTGGAAGAACTGAATGCTTCTTTTAGTCCGTCAGGAGTGAAAGTATTTGGTCAGCACGCAGACCTTTACATAATCTGTGAAATGGATGGCAAGCTTGTGCTTATTGACCAGCATGCAGCGCATGAACGTATCATGTATGAGCAGGTGCTGAGGATGCAGGATATGGGGTGGCAGGAACTGATCACTCCGGAAACACTTGATCTGAGCCAGAAAGAGATGGCAATTATTGAGGATTTCATTCCACAGCTTGAGGAAATGGGTTTTTCTATTTCGGAATTCGGTCCGAAGAGCTATGTTGTGACAACTGTCCCAAGCATCTTTGGCAAGCTTGAGCATACTGATGTGATACATGATATAATCTCGGACCTTCTTTCAGTTGGCAGAGTTAAAGAAGATACGGAACGCTATGATCTTCTTTGCAGCACAATGGCATGCAGGGCAGCCATTAAGGCTGGTGCTGTGTGCAGCAATAAACAAATGGAAGAACTCATACGTCAACTCATGAACTGCAACAATCCATATACATGTCCCCATGGCCGGCCTACCATGATTTCTTTCTCTATGTATGAGCTGGCCAAGCTATTTAAGAGGACTGGATAG
- a CDS encoding multidrug effflux MFS transporter translates to MENSGKLKNIVPLLALLTAFPAFSTDMILPAIPSLALLWNKPLSVVNLILIGFFVTYGFSLLFYGPISDRYGRKKPLMAGIILYILASILCATANGATALIIFRILQAAGAAASASISMAMTKDIFAGNERQRILAYIAVIMALAPMFAPIVGGWILAYLRWHWIFIAQGAMGIIGLLGVIRTPETLKETSNVPISKVMNSYWGLLLNTNYMIMVLVMSISLLPLYSFIAGSSALYINRFGMTEQTFSYFFAFNALALMAGSMSCLKLTDRINPKHLMTAGFAGITIGAVLILTIGHYGPWTFALPMALITYSIGISRPPSNHLVLEQVHKDAGAASSLLIFTYFTLGAAGMWLVSQEWMERMQILGTITLVCGIIVFAAWMLLQKRGLGSESHH, encoded by the coding sequence ATGGAAAATTCCGGTAAACTAAAAAACATAGTTCCTTTGTTAGCTCTTTTGACAGCATTTCCAGCATTTTCTACAGATATGATATTGCCAGCGATACCGTCACTGGCACTTCTGTGGAACAAGCCGCTTTCAGTGGTCAACCTGATACTCATCGGTTTCTTTGTAACCTACGGATTCTCACTGCTGTTCTATGGTCCGATATCAGACAGATATGGACGAAAGAAGCCTTTGATGGCAGGTATCATCTTGTACATACTTGCCAGCATACTCTGTGCCACGGCTAACGGTGCAACTGCACTAATAATATTCAGGATACTGCAGGCTGCCGGAGCTGCTGCCAGTGCATCTATTTCAATGGCAATGACAAAAGACATCTTTGCAGGAAACGAAAGGCAGAGGATACTTGCTTACATCGCTGTTATAATGGCACTTGCGCCAATGTTCGCACCTATTGTAGGTGGATGGATACTTGCATACCTCAGGTGGCACTGGATTTTCATTGCTCAGGGTGCAATGGGAATTATTGGACTTCTTGGTGTCATCAGAACACCGGAAACCCTTAAGGAAACATCAAACGTACCCATCTCAAAGGTAATGAATTCTTATTGGGGACTATTGCTCAATACAAATTATATGATCATGGTACTTGTGATGTCTATCAGCCTGCTGCCACTTTATAGTTTTATTGCAGGATCATCAGCCCTTTACATCAACAGATTTGGAATGACAGAACAAACATTTAGTTATTTCTTCGCGTTCAATGCCCTTGCACTCATGGCAGGGTCAATGTCATGCCTGAAACTCACAGACAGGATAAATCCTAAACACCTGATGACTGCCGGCTTTGCAGGAATCACAATTGGAGCAGTACTAATACTTACAATAGGACATTACGGACCCTGGACATTTGCACTCCCAATGGCACTCATCACATATTCCATAGGAATAAGCAGACCTCCAAGCAACCACCTTGTACTTGAACAGGTACACAAGGACGCAGGAGCTGCATCTTCCCTGTTGATATTCACGTACTTCACTCTCGGTGCAGCAGGTATGTGGCTGGTTTCACAGGAATGGATGGAGCGCATGCAGATACTTGGAACAATTACCCTGGTTTGCGGAATTATTGTCTTTGCAGCCTGGATGTTGTTACAGAAAAGAGGACTTGGTTCTGAAAGTCATCATTAA